A portion of the Manihot esculenta cultivar AM560-2 chromosome 2, M.esculenta_v8, whole genome shotgun sequence genome contains these proteins:
- the LOC110609958 gene encoding abscisic acid 8'-hydroxylase 3: MEPILMIFVLVCVLLFSVFFWLHSWISPKAMEEIPGSLGWPIVGESFQFISEFSSPSGIYSFMKKRQERYGKVFKTFVLGRFTVFMTGREASKILLTGKDGMVSLNLFYTGQQVLGPTSLLQTTGEAHKRLRRLIAEPLSVDGLKKYFHFINTLAIETLDQWPGRKVFVLEEASTFTLKVIGNMIMSLEPTGEEQEKFRSNFKIISSSFASLPFKIPGTAFHNGIKARDRMYAMLDSIIADRRSGKSFRQDFLEALIMKHTKAGNAEDSDKLTDKQLKDNILTLLVAGHDTTTAALTWLIKFLDENPRVLEQLREEHKQVQSRRTEGANLTWSEVNNLPYTNKVISETLRRATILPWYSRKAAQDFEIDGFKIKKGWSINLDVVSIHHDPEVFPDPQRFNPTRFDELIKPYSFLGFGSGPRMCPGMNLAKLEICVFIHHLVTRYKWRPMEKDDCVQPTLVRMPKNKYPIIVEPL; encoded by the exons ATGGAGCCCATATTGATGATCTTTGTTCTTGTATGCGTGCTtctgttttcagttttcttctggCTGCATTCATGGATTTCACCAAAAGCAATGGAGGAAATTCCAGGAAGCTTGGGCTGGCCTATTGTTGGTGAAAGCTTCCAATTCATCTCTGAATTTTCAAGTCCTTCTGGTATATACAGCTTCATGAAAAAGAGACAAGAAAG aTATGGAAAGGTTTTCAAGACTTTTGTCCTGGGGAGATTCACTGTGTTCATGACTGGAAGAGAAGCAAGCAAAATCTTGTTAACAGGAAAAGATGGGATGGTGAGCTTGAATCTTTTCTATACAGGGCAACAAGTACTAGGCCCTACAAGCTTGCTCCAAACAACCGGAGAAGCACACAAAAGGCTCCGGCGACTGATTGCAGAACCTCTATCAGTTGATGGgctgaaaaaatattttcatttcatcAACACTCTGGCAATTGAAACATTAGACCAATGGCCTGGAAGAAAAGTATTTGTCCTGGAAGAAGCTTCTACA TTCACTCTCAAGGTAATTGGAAATATGATAATGAGCCTAGAACCCACAGGAGAAGAGCAGGAAAAGTTTCgttcaaatttcaaaatcatTTCTTCTTCATTCGCTTCCCTGCCATTCAAGATCCCTGGAACAGCTTTTCATAATGGTATTAAG GCTAGGGATAGGATGTATGCAATGCTAGATTCAATCATTGCAGATAGGAGAAGTGGCAAAAGCTTCAGACAAGATTTCTTAGAAGCACTGATAATGAAGCATACGAAAGCAGGGAATGCAGAAGATTCAGATAAACTTACTGACAAACAGCTCAAGGACAATATATTAACTCTGCTAGTTGCAGGTCATGATACCACAACAGCTGCTCTCACCTGGCTCATCAAATTTCTTGATGAAAATCCTCGAGTTCTTGAACAACTTCGA GAGGAGCATAAACAAGTCCAGTCAAGAAGAACAGAAGGAGCAAATCTTACATGGTCTGAAGTTAATAACCTGCCTTACACAAACAAG GTAATCAGCGAGACTCTTCGAAGGGCGACAATTTTACCTTGGTATTCAAGAAAAGCTGCTCAGGACTTTGAAATTGATG GATTTAAGATCAAGAAAGGCTGGTCAATCAACTTGGATGTTGTCTCTATTCACCATGATCCAGAAGTTTTTCCTGATCCCCAAAGGTTCAATCCCACCAGATTTGAT GAACTCATAAAGCCTTACAGCTTTCTTGGATTTGGTAGCGGACCTCGTATGTGCCCTGGAATGAACCTGGCCAAACTGGAAATCTGTGTCTTCATCCATCACCTGGTCACCAGATACAA ATGGAGACCTATGGAGAAAGATGACTGTGTCCAGCCAACACTAGTGCGGATGCCAAAAAACAAGTATCCAATTATTGTTGAACCACTGTAA
- the LOC110609504 gene encoding transcription factor VIP1 produces the protein MDSAKYIGKQPMTMDIEQMPDTPQRGSHHRRAHSDTSFRFDDLLLFDPSDLDLSSLDLPTPTPPRGAPMAVDSGSVSDDSASQSGPTTKPKPINHLRSLSVDSDFFDGLGLTTGGGDEKFGGKPAAMAAPGAVGAGERRVHHRHSNSMDGSSTSSFEIDSVMVDGVKKAMGPDRLAELALIDPKRAKRILANRQSAARSKERKVRYTNELERKVQTLQTEATTLSAQVTMLQRDTTGLTAENKELKLRLQAMEQQAQLRDALNEALREEVQRLKIATGQIPAVNGNPFNRGLTPQYSSHQPALHHFGSPPSQQPHVPQPSTNNQTLNGQPRPGFSNFSQRV, from the exons ATGGACTCGGCAAAGTATATCGGGAAACAGCCGATGACGATGGACATAGAGCAGATGCCCGATACACCGCAGCGCGGGTCCCACCATAGACGGGCCCATTCCGACACCTCCTTCCGCTTCGATGATCTCCTCCTCTTCGACCCCTCTGACCTTGACCTCTCTTCACTGGACCTCCCTACTCCAACCCCACCTCGCGGTGCTCCCATGGCCGTCGATTCCGGCTCCGTATCCGATGACTCTGCATCTCAGAGTGGCCCAACTACAAAGCCCAAACCCATCAACCACCTCCGGAGCTTGTCCGTTGACTCGGATTTCTTTGACGGGTTGGGCCTTACAACTGGTGGTGGAGATGAGAAATTTGGCGGGAAACCGGCGGCGATGGCAGCGCCGGGGGCAGTAGGAGCCGGAGAGAGGAGGGTGCACCATAGGCATAGCAATTCTATGGATGGGTCAAGTACGTCGTCATTTGAGATAGATTCTGTTATGGTCGATGGCGTTAAGAAAGCCATGGGTCCTGATAGACTTGCTGAGCTCGCTTTGATTGATCCCAAGAGAGCTAAAAG GATTCTTGCTAACAGGCAATCTGCGGCACGGTCAAAGGAGAGGAAAGTGAGATACACTAATGAATTGGAGAGGAAGGTGCAGACACTTCAGACAGAAGCAACCACCCTTTCTGCACAGGTCACAATGTTGCAG AGAGACACTACTGGGTTAACAGCTGAAAATAAGGAGCTGAAACTGCGGTTACAGGCAATGGAGCAACAAGCACAACTTAGAGATG CTTTGAACGAAGCATTGAGGGAAGAGGTGCAGCGGCTTAAGATTGCAACTGGCCAAATTCCAGCTGTCAATGGAAACCCCTTCAACCGAGGTTTGACTCCGCAATACTCCTCCCATCAGCCAGCCTTGCATCACTTCGGAAGTCCCCCATCCCAGCAGCCACACGTGCCTCAGCCATCCACCAACAACCAGACTCTGAATGGGCAGCCACGTCCTGGCTTCTCAAATTTCAGCCAGAGGGTGTAG
- the LOC110609319 gene encoding probable GTP diphosphokinase CRSH, chloroplastic, whose translation MAEEVPGFSLLSLLCSLQMELSPPPHLLIPRIRSPQHVVRLWNLNLTPSPRRWRRRWRRRWMEVPRASRALEQAGGKMVVELVGAFNELTDRMNVLSTSSSRILFKALKLSIPILQNLPLAPDGRSPLSKALSVALVLADLQMDAEVISASILTQVFEAGAISIHEVSYRMGTGTAHLLHEILRVKHIPLRIEVLDDDGAAALRKFCLTYYDIRAVILDLALKLDMMRHLDYLPRYQQQMLSLQVMKIHAPLAYAVGTNYLSLELEDLSFRYLFPYSYLYVDTWLRSHETGNKSLIDTYMEELHCSLKADPILADMVEDISIKGRYKSRFSTMKKLLKDGRKPEEVNDVLGLRVILSPRSTENMPEVGEKACYRTREIIQSLWKEMPHRTKDYIARPKANGYRSLHMAVDVSDNGKSRPLMEIQIRTVEMDLQAVDGMASHSLYKGGLTDPEEAKRLKAIMMAAAELAALRLRDLPSAKGIEIDHRERVFRLFDKNGDGQISIDELMEVMEELGAPGEDAREMMQLLDANSDGSLSSDEFDTFQKQVEFMRALEDRDDEYKTMLNEKLKMAEDSGLIKLYGQELGNKLAN comes from the exons ATGGCCGAAGAAGTTCCAGGgttctctcttctctctctgtTGTGTAGCTTGCAGATGGAGCTCTCTCCTCCACCACATCTATTGATTCCGAGGATTCGAAGTCCACAACACGTGGTGAGGTTGTGGAATCTGAATCTTACTCCCAGTCCAAGGAGGTGGAGGCGGAGGTGGAGGCGGAGATGGATGGAAGTTCCAAGAGCGTCGAGGGCACTGGAACAGGCTGGGGGGAAGATGGTGGTGGAGTTGGTGGGAGCGTTCAACGAGCTCACGGACAGGATGAATGTGCTTTCAACGAGTTCTTCGAGGATACTCTTCAAGGCTCTGAAGCTGTCCATTCCAATACTGCAGAACTTACCCCTGGCTCCTGATGGCCGGTCTCCTCTCTCCAAGGCTTTGTCTGTGGCTCTTGTTCTTGCCGATCTTCAG ATGGATGCAGAAGTTATTTCGGCTAGTATATTAACTCAAGTTTTTGAGGCTGGTGCAATATCCATACATGAAGTCAGTTATCGCATGGGTACTGGTACTGCTCATCTACTGCATGAAATTTTGCGTGTGAAGCACATTCCTTTAAGAATTGAAGTTTTAGATGATGATGGTGCTGCTGCTTTAAGGAAGTTCTGCCTTACCTACTATGATATTCGAGCTGTGATTCTGGACTTAGCTCTCAAGCTTGATATGATGAGGCATTTGGATTATCTGCCTAGATATCAGCAGCAAATGCTGTCTCTACAAGTTATGAAGATACATGCCCCCTTGGCTTATGCCGTTGGAACTAACTACTTGTCATTGGAGCTGGAGGATCTCTCATTTCGCTACCTTTTCCCGTATTCATACCTCTATGTGGATACATGGCTACGCAGCCATGAGACGGGAAATAAGTCTTTAATTGATACGTACATGGAAGAGCTGCATTGTTCGCTTAAAGCAGATCCTATCTTAGCAGACATGGTGGAGGATATCTCCATCAAAGGTCGCTATAAAAGTCGGTTCAGCACAATGAAGAAGCTCTTGAAAGACGGTCGCAAGCCAGAGGAGGTGAATGATGTTTTAGGTTTACGGGTAATTCTGAGTCCCAGATCTACAGAAAATATGCCAGAAGTAGGTGAAAAGGCATGCTACAGGACACGTGAAATTATCCAATCTTTGTGGAAAGAAATGCCACACAGAACAAAAGACTATATTGCCAGGCCCAAAGCCAATGGATATAGGAGCTTACATATGGCAGTTGATGTGAGTGACAATGGCAAATCTAGACCACTAATGGAAATTCAAATAAGAACTGTGGAGATGGACCTGCAGGCAGTTGATGGAATGGCATCACATTCATTGTACAAGGGTGGTCTTACTGATCCAGAAGAG GCAAAGCGGCTCAAGGCTATAATGATGGCAGCTGCTGAACTTGCAGCATTGCGTCTTAGGGATCTTCCATCTGCTAAAGGGATTGAGATTGATCACAGAGAGAGAGTATTTCGTCTTTTCGACAAGAATGGTGATGGCCAGATCAGCATTGACGAACTTATGGAAGTGATGGAAGAGCTTGGTGCGCCAGGGGAAGATGCTAGGGAGATGATGCAGCTCCTTGATGCAAATAGTGATGGTTCTTTGAGCTCTGATGAATTTGACACATTTCAGAAACAG GTTGAATTCATGCGAGCTTTAGAGGACAGAGATGATGAATACAAGACCATGTTGAATGAGAAACTTAAAATGGCAGAAGATAGTGGCTTGATTAAGCTATATGGTCAAGAGCTTGGCAACAAGCTTGCAAACTAG